The Clostridium beijerinckii genomic sequence AACAGATAAAGAAAACAAAGGAATTAACCAATAAGCCATTCGGTGTAAATATAATGTTAATGGCAGAAAATGCTGAGGAAATAGCAGAATTAGTATGTGAAGAAGGCGTATCTGTTGTTACAACTGGTGCAGGAAGTCCAGGAAAGTATATGGAAAAATGGAAGGCTCATGGAATAAAGGTTATACCAGTAGTAGCTTCTGTAGCACTAGCTAAAAGAATGGAAAAGTCAGGAGCTGATGCAATTATTGCAGAAGGTACTGAATCAGGTGGGCATGTAGGTCAGTTAACTACTATGACATTAGTACCACAAGTTGTTGATGCTGTAAGCGTACCAGTTATAGCAGCTGGAGGAATAGGTGATGGTAGAGGAGTAGCTGCATCATTTATGCTAGGCGCTGAAGGAATTCAAGTTGGAACAAGATTCTTAGTGGCAAAAGAATGTACAATACATCAAAATTATAAAGATAAAGTACTAAAAGCCAATGATATAGATACAGAAGTAACAGGAAGACCAACAGGTCACCCAGTTAGAGTTCTAAGAAATAAGCTTGCAAGAACTTATCTTAAGTTAGAAAAAGAAGGAGCATCTGCTGAAGAATTAGAAAAGCTTGGAATTGGTGCGCTTAAAAAGGCTGTTGTAGATGGTGATGTGGATAATGGATCACTTATGTCAGGTCAAATAGCAGGACTTATTTGCAAGGAACAATCATGTAAGGAAATGATTGAAGAATTATTTACAGAATCAAATGAAATATTTAAGCGTTTTGGAGGGAATCATGAATAGTAGTAAGACTGCATTTCTTTTTCCAGGTCAAGGAGTTCAAACTATTGGAATGGCAAAAGAACTTTGCGATAATATACCAGAATGTAAAGAAATATTAGATCGTAGTGAAGAAATTTTAAATATGCCTATTAAGAAAATGATGTTCGAAGGGCCAGAAGAAATTTTAACAGCAACAGAAAATGCACAACCTACAATACTTGTTGCATCACTTATCGCGTTAAAAGCACTAGAGATAAATGGCATTGAAGCAGATTATGCAGCAGGTCTTAGCTTAGGAGAATATGCAGCGTTAATATACGGGGGAGCACTTTCTTTAGAAGAAGGATTACTTCTTATAAAAGAAAGAGGAAGAATAATGGGTAGTGCGCTACCAGAAGGCCTTGGAAAAATGGCTGCTGTGTTAAAATTAAATGATGAAAAGATACAAGAATTATTAACTAGAGCAGGTGAATTTGGAATAGTTGAAGGGGCTAACTATAACTGCCCAGGCCAAGTAGTTATTTCAGGAGAAAACAAAGCAATCGATGAAGCCGTAAAAATTGCAAAAGAATTAGGAGGCCTTGGAATTCCGCTAAAGGTTAGTGGACCATTTCATAGTTCCCTTCTTGAGCCTGCAAGTGAAGAATTCTTTAATACTATAAAAAATGTTGATATTAAAGAACTTGACAAAGTAGTTTATTCAAATGTTAAAGGGCTTCCTTATGAAAAAGAAGATGATGTTAAAGAATTATTAAAGAGACATATAAGAACATCAGTCCTTTTTGAAAAGACTATAAATCATATGATAGATAGCGGCGTTGATACATTTATAGAAGTAGGTCCTGGAAAAGCACTTAGAGGATTTGTTAAGAAAATAGATAAGAGTGCAAGTCTTTTAAATGTTGAGGATATGGATTCATTGAAAAATACAATTGATAAGATTAAAAGCAATCTTTAATATATAAATATATATTTATTAAAAGTAAGTATCTGCATTTTTATCTTAACTGACACATGGTCTGCTAGGATTTTAAATGTAGGCTTATTATTGTAAAATATAGTAATAGTTATTTAGAATGAGTAGATGGATTATAAATGATTATTTGCAGCTCAGTTATAGGTTAATTGTTTATAACAATAGGAGGTAATTTAATATATGCTAAAAGGAAAATGTGCAATTGTTACAGGAGCATCAAGAGGAATTGGAAAGGCAATAGCTTTAAAGCTTGCATCTCTTGGAGCTAATATAGTTTTAAATTATAGAAGTAATGAAAAAGAAGCATTAGAAGTTGAAAATGAAATAAAAGGCATGGGTGTAGAAACTTTATGTGTAAAAGGTGATATATCTAAGTCAGAAGAAGTTGATAATCTTATCAATTCTGCTAAAGAAAAATTTGGCACTATAGATATAATGGTAAATAATGCAGGAATCACAAAAGATGCATTAATAATCAGAATGAAAGAAGAAGATTTTGATAATGTTATTGATGTTAATCTAAAAGGTGTGTTTAACTGCTTAAAAGCTATAACTCCAATTATGATGAAACAAAAACATGGAAAGATAATAAATCTTTCATCAGTAGTTGGAATTACTGGAAATGCAGGTCAAGTAAATTATTCTGCGTCTAAAGCAGGAGTAATTGGAATGACAAAATCATTAGCTAGAGAAGTTGGTTCAAGAGGAATCACTGTAAATGCAGTAGCACCAGGATATATCGAAACAGATATGACAGAAGCTCTAGCAGATAAATACAAAGAAGAGATGAAGAAGACTATACCGCTTAAGAGATTAGGAAAAGCAAGTGATGTAGCAAATGTTGTAGCTTTCCTTGCAAGTGAAAGTGCAGATTATGTTACAGGGCAAGTTATCCAGGTTGACGGTGGAATGTTAATGTAATGGAGGAAGTTTGATTTATGGAAAGAAGAGTAGTAATTACGGGGATGGGAGCTCTGACTCCGATAGGAAATGATGTAAGTACGTTTTGGGATAATGCAAAAAGCGGAAAGCTAGGAATAGATTATATAACTTTAGTTGATAAAGATTTAGTAGATGTAAAAATAGCAGCAGAAGTTAAGGGCTTTGATCCAGATACTTTAATAGGTAAGAAAGAAGCAAAGAGATTAGATAGATTTGCTCAATTTGCTTTGGTTGCATCAGATGAAGCAATAAAGAATTCAGGAATAGATTTAGAAAAAGAAAATCTAGAAAGATTTGGAGTAATGCTTGGATCTGGTATAGGTGGATTTGAAACTATTGAAACTGAATGTACTAAAATTGCAACTGGAAAGTCTAAAAGAGTATCTCCATTTTTCGTTCCTATGACAATAATAAATTTAGGTGCAGGAAATGTAGCTATTAAATATGGATTAAGAGGACCATGTACATCAGCAGTAACTGCTTGTGCAACAGGAACAAACAATATTGGTGATGCATTTAGAACAATAAAACATGGTTATGCAGATGTAATGCTTGCAGGTGGAGCAGAAGCACCTATAACTAGACTTGGAGTTACTGGATTTCATAGTATGAAGGCATTAAATTCAGGAAATGATCCAGAAAGAGCTTCTATCCCTTTCGATAAGGAAAGAGGCGGATTTGTAATGGGAGAAGGTGCAGGAGTTGTAATTCTTGAATCTTTAGAACATGCTGAAGCTAGAGGTGCAAACATCATAGCTGAAGTTGTAGGATATGGATCAACTTGTGATGCATATCATATTACATCTCCAGATCCAGAAGGAGCAGGAGCTTCAAGAGCTATGGCTGATGCGTTGCAAGAGGCAGGAATTAAACCAGAACAAGTTTCTTATATAAATGCTCATGGAACTTCAACAGAATTAAATGATAAATTTGAAACAGCAGCTATTAAAAAGGCGTTTGGAGAAGATGCATACAAAGTTCCAATATCTTCAACAAAATCTATGACAGGTCATCTTTTAGGAGCAGCAGGAGCAATAGAAGCAATAATATGTGCAAAGGCTCTTGAAGAAGGATTTATCCCGCCAACAATCGGATATGAAACAAAAGATGAAGAATTAGATTTAGATTATGTGCCTAACGTTGGAAGAAAGCAAGATTTAGAATATGCACTTACTAACTCTTTAGGCTTTGGTGGACATAATGCCACTTTACTTTTGAAAAAGTGGAAATAATGAAGATATATTTGGTAAAATAAAAAGTGTTACATATATTTTATGCCAGAAAAGTTAAATGCAGTTAATAAGAAATATTAACTTTTTGAATGTGACTTAGTACGGCATAAAATATATAAATAATATTTTTGAATAAGATATATATATACATTGCAAAAAATAATTCCTAAGAATAATTCTAAAAATATTACAAGAATTTCATACGTAAATGTGAATTGATAATTGATAATTGTGCATTGTGAAATGATAATTGTGAATTGTGCATTGAATTATGAATTGAGCATTGCGAATTGAAATGTGAATTGATAATTGAGCATTGTGCATTAAGCTGTGAATTGTGCATTGTGCATTGTGAATTGATAATTATGAATTGTGAATTGCAACATATATAAGAGGAGGATATTTTTATGGACTTTGAAAAAATTAAAGAGCTTGTTAAATTGGTTGACTCTTCAAGTTTAGCCTTTTTTGAGCTTCAAAGTGGAAATGATCATATAAAGATGGATAAATCATTAACTAGAGGATTAGCTGATAATGGCTCAGGAAATTATACTCCAGCTGTAAATAATCAGGTTAACACTGCTGCTAGTTCACTTAGTTCAGTAGAAAGATCAGAAAATCATATAGTGGAGAAAGAAGAAGTAAAGGCTGCTGAAAAAGAAGTAGTTATAGACGATAAGGATGTAAGTATTATAACTTCTCCTATGGTTGGAACATTTTACTCTTCAGCATCACCAGAAAGCTCACCTTTCGTAGAAGTTGGCGGCACAGTTTCTAAGGGAAAGGTTATTTGCATTATAGAAGCTATGAAGCTTATGAATGAAATCGAAAGCGAATATAATGGAGTAATAGTAGAACGCTTAGCTAATGACGGAGATATGGTAGAATATGGCCAGCCATTATTTAAGGTTAAGGGGGAATAATTAATGCTTAACATAAATGAAATAAAAAAGATTATACCACATAGATACCCAATGCTTTTAGTAGATAGAGTAACTGAAATGGAAATAGAAGAAAAACAATTTGTAAGAGGATATAAAAATGTTTCTGCAAATGAAGCATTCTTTCAAGGGCATTATCCAGAAGAACCAATTATGCCAGGAGTACTTCAAGTTGAAGCTTTAGCTCAAACAGGAACAGTTGCTATTCTTTCAATGGAAAGATTTAAAGGTAAGACTCCATTATTTGCAGGTATAAATAAAGTTAGATTTAAAGGAAAAGTTGTACCTGGAGATAAGCTTGATTTATATTGTGAAATTATTAAGATTAAAGGACCTATAGGTATTGGAAAAGGGATTGCCTCAGTAGATGGAAAAACAGTTTGTGAAGCTGAAATACTTTTTGCGTTGCAGTAGGATAGGTGATAAAAATGTTAAAGAAAGTGCTAATTGCCAACAGAGGAGAAATTGCAGTTAGAATAATTAGAGCTTGTAGAGAAATGGGAATAAGTACAGTAGCTGTTTATTCAGAAATAGATAAAGAAGCACTTCATACTCAACTTGCAGATGAAGCTGTATGTATTGGTTCTGCAATGCCTAAAGATAGTTATTTAAACATAACAAACATTCTAAGTGCATGTGTTTTAACTGGAGCTGACGCTATACATCCAGGGTTTGGATTTTTATCAGAAAATCCTAAATTCGCAAAGATGTGTAGACAATGCAATATTAAATTTATAGGTCCTGATTATGAGACAATTGAGCTTATGGGAAATAAGGCTAAAGCAAGAGAAATTATGAAAGCTTCTGGTGTTCCTGTAGTACCTGGATATGAAGGTGAAATAAGAGATGAAGCCCATGCTTTAGAAATTGCAAAAGGTATTGGATACCCAATAATGATAAAAGCATCAGCAGGTGGCGGCGGTAAAGGAATAAGAGTTGCTAATAATGATGAAGAATTCTTAATGGGCTTTAAAACTGCTAAAACAGAAGCAAAAGCTTGTTTTGGGGATGATTCATTATATATAGAAAAATTTGTTCAAAAGCCAAAGCATATTGAATTTCAAATATTAGCCGATGAACATGGCCATGTTATACATTTATGTGAAAGAGAATGCTCGATGCAAAGAAAGAACCAAAAGGTTTTAGAAGAAGCACCATCAAATGTATTAACAGAAGAATTAAGAGCTAAAATGGGTGAAATTGCAAAGAAAGCAGCTCTAGCTGTAGATTATAAGAATGCAGGAACTATAGAATTCTTGTTTGATAGAGATAATAATTTCTACTTCATGGAAATGAATACTAGAATACAAGTAGAGCATCCAATTACTGAAATGATTACAGGTATAGACTTAGTAAAAGAACAATTGAAGATAGCTTCAGGAGAAAAATTAGCTTATACTCAAGATGATATAAAGATTAAAGGTCATGCAATAGAATGTAGAGTTAATGCAGAAGATCCAGAACATGATTTCAGACCATGTCCAGGAACAATCGAAGAGCTTTGTGTCCCAGGGGGTATGGGAGTAAGAGTTGATTCAGCTATATTCTGTGGGTATAAAATTCCTCATTGCTATGATTCTATGATAGCTAAATTAATTACTTTTGGTGATAATAGAAATGAAGCTATTGTAAAAATGGATAGAGCATTAGCAGAATTTGCAGTAGGTGGGGTAAAAACTAATATTGATTTTGAATTATCAATACTTCATACTAAAGAATTCTTAGAAGGAGATTATGATACTTCATTTTTAGCAGAAAAGATGGTGAAGAAGAATGCTTAAGGATTTATTTGTAAAAAGACAATATGCAACTGTTAAATCCTCAACGTTAAAAAAGAGTGTTTCTGAAGAAAAGCCTAATATACCATCAGGTATGTGGGAAAAATGTGATAAGTGTAATTCGATGATATATGCAGAAGACTTAGAAAATTCTAAGTTCGTTTGTGCAACTTGTGGTCATCATTTTAGACTTAATGCAAAAGAAAGAATAAAAGTATTTTTTGATAAAGATACTTTTAAGGAATTCTGGAAAGACTTAAAAACTACTAATCCATTAGATTTTAAAGGCTATGAAGAAAAGTTAAAAAGCACTAAGACTGATAGTACAGAAGCTGTTGTTACTGGAGTTGGAAAGCTAAATGGTATAGAAGTAGCATGTGCTATTATGGATAGCTTCTTTATGATGGGAAGTATGGGGACTGTAGTTGGTGAAAAGATTACAAGACTTATAGAACATGCCACAGAAAATAAGCTTCCATTAATGATTTTTACAGCATCTGGCGGTGCTAGAATGCAGGAAGGTATTTTTTCACTTATGCAAATGGCAAAAATAAGTGCAGCTCTAGCAAAGCATAGTGAAGCTGGTCTTTTATATATTTCTATATTAACAGATCCAACAACTGGAGGAGTAACTGCAAGTTTTGCAATGGAAGGTGACATCATTTTAAGTGAGCCGAATGCATTAATAGGATTTGCAGGAAGAAGAGTTATTGAGAACACAATTAAAGAAACTCTTCCAGATAATTTTCAAAAAGCAGAATTTTTACTTGAAAAAGGTTTTGTTGATGCCATTGTTGAAAGAAAGAATATGAGGGCATGTATATATAAAATTCTTATTTTGCATGGAGTGAGGAATTAATTATGGATAAAGATTTTATGAAAATTAATGTAACACCATGGGAAAGTGTTGAAATAGCAAGGCACAAAGACAGACCATCTGGGCAATATTATATAGAAACTATATTTAAAGATTTCATTGAATTTCATGGAGACAGAAACTTTGGTGATGATCAAGCTATAATTGGTGGAATCGCATCTATTAATGATATAAATGTTACAGTTATAGCAATAACTAAAGGATCAAATACTAGTGAGTATATAAAAAGAAATTTTGGAATGCCTAATCCGGAAGGATATAGAAAAGCATTAAGACTTATGAAGCAGGCTGAAAAATTTAAAAGACCTGTAATTTGTTTTATAGATACTATGGGAGCATTTCCAGGTATGGGAGCAGAAGAAAGAGGTCAAGGGCAGGCTATAGCAAATAATCTTTTTGAATTAAGTAGATTAAAGACACCAATAATTTCAATTATAACAGGTGAAGGCGAAAGTGGAGGAGCTTTAGCTTTAGCAGTTGCAGATAAAATCTTTATGTTAGAACATTCTATATATTCAGTTCTTTCACCAGAAGGATTTGCTTCGATTCTATGGAAAGATCCAAACAGAGTTAAAGAAGCAGCAGCAGTTGCGAAAATTACTGCTAAAGATTTAAAGGGTTTTGATATAATTGATGGTATCGTAAAAGAACCTAGGGGTGGTGCACATAAAAACCCTGTTAAAGCAGCAGAGGCTCTTAAGAAAACAATTGTAGATAACTTGTTAGAGTTAAAAGAAAAAGATTTAAACGAACTAATAGATAATAGATATAATAAATTCAGAGCTATGGGGAATTTTTATTAATTTTATAGTATGAATCTATAGATATCCACTAAGACCTGAACTTATTCATATAACTCGCCGAAATGAATAACATACTTTTATTCCAGTTTCTGGTTTGAAGATATTTCATGGTGTAAGTATAGTTTATGATTGTGTTATCTATATAGATAAACAATTTAAGAATTAGACTTATTAGATGAACATATTTACAAAGTTACTAAAACTTTAAGCTCATATCTTCACTAGAAATCATAAATATATTTGTGGAGAAAACATTTGAAAATGAGCTGTTAAAGGGTCTTAGCTGTAGGTTGTTCCATTTTAGCTTGTCAAACTGAAAGTTGGAGCATGCTAAAGTGGATACAACCTGCTGCTTAGAACCTTCAGCGATATTTTCATAGCTTTTCGGAATCAAAATATTTATGATTTCGGTAAGGTATCACATAAGTCTAGTTTTAAAGTTGGATATCTATAGCTTATAATTGATTTATATATGGCAAGATTTAATATAGGGGCTAAAGGGTAGAGAAATACTCTTTAGCCCTATTTTTTGTTTTATTAAAATAACTTATAGGATATAATATAATAAATCAGTTAAAGATCGGTGGTGTGTATAGAGTATGAAGAAAAGGTTTAATAGTACTGGGGTTTGTGTTTCAAGAAAATACTATATGGTTGACATAAGTAAGAAAATTGAACAAATAAAGAAACTTATAGATAATGAATTTTATTTTACTATAAATAGGCCTAGACAATATGGAAAAACGACGACTTTGAATGAGATAAATAATAGATTAAAGGATGTATATTTAGTTATAAATATAAGCTTTGAAGGAATTGGAGATATCGTATTCGAAGAGGAAAAAAGTTTTTGCAACAAATTTTTGAAGCTAATAATTAAAGATCTAGCATTTGTAGATAAAGAAGAAAGCAATAGGTTAGAAAATTTAAGTAGAGAGATTAATGACATTGAAGAATTATCAGAAATAATAACAAAGTTCGTTGAAAAAGCTAAAAAGGAAGTTGTTTTAATTATAGATGAAGTAGATAAAAGCTCAAATAATCAGTTGTTTTTAAGTTTTCTTGGAATGCTTAGAAATAAGTACCTTGGGAGGGAAGTTGGAAAGGACTTCACTTTTAAAAGTGTCATTTTGGCAGGGGTATATGATGTGAAGAGTCTAAAATTAAAAATTAGAAATAAAGAGGAAGCTAAATATAATTCCCCATGGAATATTGCTGTTGATTTCAATGTGGATATGAGTTTTTCGCCCAAAGAAATAGCTACTATGCTAAATGAATATGCAATAGAAAATTCTTTATCTATGGATATAGATAAACTTAGTGAAGAGATTCACTTTTTTACAGATGGATACCCGTTTTTAGTTAGCAGGCTATGCCAAATTGTAGATGAAAAAATTTATGAATTGGATAAAGGGCCTTGGGAGGGTGAAGATATACAAAAGGCAGTTAAAATTATTTTAGAAGAAAAAAATACTTTATTTGATAGTTTAATAAAGAACTTAGAAAACAATAAAGAACTTTATGATTACATTGAAGACATAATAGTAAATGGAAACGATAAGGGGTTTAATAGCTATAATCCAATTATAGAAATTGGAAGCACATATGGTTATTTTAAAAATAAAAACGGAAAAGTATCTATATCTAATAAAATATTTGGAGAAATAATATATAATTATATGATTTCAAAGCTTGAAAATAATTATAACAATATAGAAGAGTATAACTTTAAGGAAGCATTTATAAAAAAAGATGGTGGCTTAAATATAGAAAAAATACTTAAGAGATTTCAGCATTTTATGAAGGAGCAGTATTCTTCTAAAGATAGTGAGTTTATAGAACATCATGGAAGATTGTTATTTTTAGCATTTATAAAGCCTATAATAAATGGAACAGGATTTGATTTTAAGGAAGTTCAAGTTTCAGAAGAGAAAAGATTAGATGTAGTTATAACCTACAATAAGTTTAAGTATATAATTGAGATGAAAATATGGAGAGGTTTAAAATACCACGAAAAGGGAATCGAGCAGCTTTGTGATTATTTGAATATACATGATTTAAATAAAGGGTATCTCTTAATCTTTAATTTTAATAAAAACAAAGAGTTTAAAGAAGAAAGATCTAATATTAATGGAAAGGATATTTTTCAGGTATATGTTTAAGTTAATCAGATCAATGTTATAGGTTTAGATTGATTGGAGAGTGTAAAAATGGAAAGCAATAGTACAAGAGTTGCAAAGATAGCTACTAAAATGGCTATATGTGATAGACATGAAGAAGAGCATTTAAAGAAAGTATATGCAGAGAAGGGAATTAAAGTCACCGCAGTAAATATAGGTGGAAATATTAATTCATCGATAGCTAAAATACTTGAAAGTGCATTAGTTGCTGCAAAAAGAAACGAGTTAATAAGAGAAGAACATTTGCATGAAGGTGCTGTTATAGGTGCAACTAGAGATGCGGTAATTCAAGTTGCAAATAGAGCAAATGGGCAAAATGTAGGTGGAAAAATTGGAATAGCTAGAGGCGGAGAACATATTTCAGTGTGTATATTCTTAAGTATTGGACTTCTGCACTTAGATGAAGTAGTTATAGGAATAGGGCATAGGGCATTACCTTTATAGCAGGAAACAATTAACAGAATTAAATATTATTTATGGGATGGTGATAAAATTATGTTAAAAAAATTTAATGTCACTGGAACTTGCATTCCTAATAAACATTACATTGTAGATATTTCGAAAAAAATAGATAAAATAATGAAGCTTATTGATGGTGAAGAGTATTTCGTGATAAATAGACCAAGACAATATGGGAAAACTACAACTTTATTTTTACTAGATAATAAGTTAAAGGAATCAGAAGATTATTTTCCTATAAAGATAAGCTTTGAAGGTATAGGCGATTTGATTTTTGAGGATGAAAATAGGTTTAGTAAAGGTTTTATGAAAATATTAGAACGTACAATCGAGTTTGAAAATGTTGAATTATCAAAATTTATTTCTTCTAATAAAGAAAGCGTAGAAACCTTAGATGATTTATCCTATTTTATAACTAAATTTGTTAGAGAGATAAACAAAAAGGTAGTATTAATGATAGATGAAGTTGATAAAAGCAGTAATAATCAATTGTTTTTGAGTTTTTTAGGAATGCTTAGAAACAAATATCTTCTTAGAAGTGAAGGGCGGGATTATACTTTTCACAGTATAATTTTGGCTGGTGTCTATGATGTTAAAACTCTTAAAGTTAAAATAAGAAGTGATGAAGAACATAAATATAACAGCCCTTGGAATATAGCCTCAGATTTTGATGTTGATATGAGTTTTTCAAAAGAAGAAATAATGACTATGCTTGAGGATTATGTAGAAGATAAAAAAGTTATATTAGATAAAGAATACTTTTCAGAAAAGCTTTATTTTTATACAGAAGGATATCCGTTTTTAGTAAGCAAATTATGTAAGATAATAGATGAAAAGATAATGAGTGATAATGAATTTGTTTGGGAAAAGGAATATATGGATTTAGCTGTAAAAGAAATATTAAAAGATAGTAATACTAATTTTGAGAGTCTTATTAAAAATATAGAAAACAATGAGGAGCTATATGATTTTGTTAAAAGAATAGTATTAGATAACGAAAATATAAATTATATAAAAACAGATAATATAGTAAGTTTAGGAAGTATATACGGTATTTTAAAAGAAAAAGATGGAGTTTGTAAAATAAATAATAAGCTTTATGAGCAATTGATTTATAATCATATGATGATGAAAGTAATAAGGCAGGATAAGAAATCAGTTATGTCTCAATATAATTATAAGTCGAATTTTATAAAAGAGGATGGAAATCTGGATGTAAAAAAGATTTTAATAAAATTCTCAGAGTTAATGAAACACGAATACTCAGCGAAAAGAGAAGCTTTTTTAGAAGCAGATGGAAGATTACTATTTTTAGCTTTTATAAGTCCAATAATAAATGGCACAGGGTTTGCATTTAAGGAAGTACAGGGTGGAGATGAAAAACGTTTTGATATAGTCATAACTTATAATAAGAAAATGTATATATTAGAACTTAAGAAATGGAATGGAGAAGCTTACCACAAAAAAGGCTTAATACAGTTAAGTGAATATTTAGAACAGTATGGATTAGAAGAAGGCTATCTTTTAATATTTGATTTTAGAAAAACTAAAAACGAAACAGGAAAGCTAGATGAGGAATTTGTGAATTTTGGTGAAAAACAAAAAAGAATAATACAAGTATACTGCTGATATACATACATGAAAGAAAAGGGTTTGTTGCTAACGAATTTTAATCCGTTAATGCGACAACCCCTTTTTTGTGTTCTCTTATATATATGAAGAAAATAACAATTCACAATTATCAGTTCACAATGCACAATTAAGGAGGAAAAGCCGTCGGCTTTTCTAAATATATATATTGAAATCTTCATTGTAAATTGTGAGCTGTGAATTATGAATTGTGCATTGTGAATTATAAAATGTGAACTGTAAATTATGCATCGCGAATTGTGGATTACGAATTGAGCATTGTGCATTGTGAACTGTGCATTGTGAATTGATGTATAATTTTTATACTAAAAAACTAAAAAAGCTTGCAAAGTAAGGGTAGCAACTTTACAAGTATTTCAAAATATGATATCATAACTTAAAAGATTTATAAATTATTATCAATTTATTTGAATATTTATCATAAATATAGATATATAATTATGATTGTATTTATTGAGAAGGTAGTTGGCATTTTGAAGTATAGTAGGAAATTGATAATAAGAATATAGTAGGAGGATAGAAATATGGTAGGAAAAAAGAAAGCAGCCATGCTGCTATGTACAGTTTTAGTTGGAGGAATTCTTGCAGGATGTGGAAAGAGTGCAACGGATTCTAATAATGGAGGTGCTGCATCATCGGCAGTGAAGAATATTGGAGTGATTCAGTTAGTTCAACATGATGCTTTAGATGCGTCTAATAAGGGATTTGTTGATGGATTAAAAGAAAAGGGATATGAAGAAGGTAAGAATATTAAAATTGAACAACAAAATGCTCAGGGTGAACAAGCTAATGCTCAAACAATTGCTAAGCAATTTACAGATGCAAAGAAAGACTTGATTTTTGCAATTGCAACACCAGCAGTTCAAGCAGCTTATAATTCAACTAAGGATATTCCAATAATATTCACAGCAGTAACAGATCCTGTTAAAGCAGAAGTAGCAAAGGATTGGAAGAGCTCGGGAACAAATGTTACAGGTACATCAGATAA encodes the following:
- a CDS encoding HutP family protein; amino-acid sequence: MESNSTRVAKIATKMAICDRHEEEHLKKVYAEKGIKVTAVNIGGNINSSIAKILESALVAAKRNELIREEHLHEGAVIGATRDAVIQVANRANGQNVGGKIGIARGGEHISVCIFLSIGLLHLDEVVIGIGHRALPL
- a CDS encoding acetyl-CoA carboxylase carboxyltransferase subunit alpha, with amino-acid sequence MDKDFMKINVTPWESVEIARHKDRPSGQYYIETIFKDFIEFHGDRNFGDDQAIIGGIASINDINVTVIAITKGSNTSEYIKRNFGMPNPEGYRKALRLMKQAEKFKRPVICFIDTMGAFPGMGAEERGQGQAIANNLFELSRLKTPIISIITGEGESGGALALAVADKIFMLEHSIYSVLSPEGFASILWKDPNRVKEAAAVAKITAKDLKGFDIIDGIVKEPRGGAHKNPVKAAEALKKTIVDNLLELKEKDLNELIDNRYNKFRAMGNFY
- a CDS encoding AAA family ATPase, coding for MKKRFNSTGVCVSRKYYMVDISKKIEQIKKLIDNEFYFTINRPRQYGKTTTLNEINNRLKDVYLVINISFEGIGDIVFEEEKSFCNKFLKLIIKDLAFVDKEESNRLENLSREINDIEELSEIITKFVEKAKKEVVLIIDEVDKSSNNQLFLSFLGMLRNKYLGREVGKDFTFKSVILAGVYDVKSLKLKIRNKEEAKYNSPWNIAVDFNVDMSFSPKEIATMLNEYAIENSLSMDIDKLSEEIHFFTDGYPFLVSRLCQIVDEKIYELDKGPWEGEDIQKAVKIILEEKNTLFDSLIKNLENNKELYDYIEDIIVNGNDKGFNSYNPIIEIGSTYGYFKNKNGKVSISNKIFGEIIYNYMISKLENNYNNIEEYNFKEAFIKKDGGLNIEKILKRFQHFMKEQYSSKDSEFIEHHGRLLFLAFIKPIINGTGFDFKEVQVSEEKRLDVVITYNKFKYIIEMKIWRGLKYHEKGIEQLCDYLNIHDLNKGYLLIFNFNKNKEFKEERSNINGKDIFQVYV
- a CDS encoding AAA family ATPase, with product MLKKFNVTGTCIPNKHYIVDISKKIDKIMKLIDGEEYFVINRPRQYGKTTTLFLLDNKLKESEDYFPIKISFEGIGDLIFEDENRFSKGFMKILERTIEFENVELSKFISSNKESVETLDDLSYFITKFVREINKKVVLMIDEVDKSSNNQLFLSFLGMLRNKYLLRSEGRDYTFHSIILAGVYDVKTLKVKIRSDEEHKYNSPWNIASDFDVDMSFSKEEIMTMLEDYVEDKKVILDKEYFSEKLYFYTEGYPFLVSKLCKIIDEKIMSDNEFVWEKEYMDLAVKEILKDSNTNFESLIKNIENNEELYDFVKRIVLDNENINYIKTDNIVSLGSIYGILKEKDGVCKINNKLYEQLIYNHMMMKVIRQDKKSVMSQYNYKSNFIKEDGNLDVKKILIKFSELMKHEYSAKREAFLEADGRLLFLAFISPIINGTGFAFKEVQGGDEKRFDIVITYNKKMYILELKKWNGEAYHKKGLIQLSEYLEQYGLEEGYLLIFDFRKTKNETGKLDEEFVNFGEKQKRIIQVYC
- the accD gene encoding acetyl-CoA carboxylase, carboxyltransferase subunit beta codes for the protein MLKDLFVKRQYATVKSSTLKKSVSEEKPNIPSGMWEKCDKCNSMIYAEDLENSKFVCATCGHHFRLNAKERIKVFFDKDTFKEFWKDLKTTNPLDFKGYEEKLKSTKTDSTEAVVTGVGKLNGIEVACAIMDSFFMMGSMGTVVGEKITRLIEHATENKLPLMIFTASGGARMQEGIFSLMQMAKISAALAKHSEAGLLYISILTDPTTGGVTASFAMEGDIILSEPNALIGFAGRRVIENTIKETLPDNFQKAEFLLEKGFVDAIVERKNMRACIYKILILHGVRN